Sequence from the Hamadaea flava genome:
CCCTCTCCTGCAGATCACGGTTACGCAGGGGTCGGTGGCCGTTTTTAGGCTGCGGATCCGTGATCTGCCGCTCAACGACAGCGGCGGTAGGCGGGGAGACGGCAGGTATGACGCGGCGGTGGGACACGCCGACGCCGGCCGAGGCGCGAAGGCGTACGGAGATCCGGGCGGCTGCGCCGAGGAGCGCCTCCGGCGCCCGGTGATTCACCCCGAGCAGTTGCACCGGCGCGTCCGATCCGTCCACCCGGGGGAAGCTCGCTGGGAACCTGCCGACGAGGGCCGGATCGGATCCCCGGAAGGCGAAGGTCGACGAGTCGGGGTCGGCCAGGGCGACGACGGTCGCCCCGCCCCCGGCCACGAGTTCGAGCAGCTCGACCTGGGCGGGGTCGGTGTCGGCGTACTCGTCGACGTAGACCGCCCGCAGCCGGCGTCGTTCAGCCGCCAACCGAGCGGGGTCATCACGCAACATCGCCGCCGCCGCCCGCACCAACTCGGCCGGGTCGTACGCCGCCGAACTCCGGGTCGTCGTCTCCCGCAGTGCCAAGACCTGCTCGTACTCGCCGAGGAATTCGGCCGCCGCCAGCCAGTCGGCCCGGCCGTGGCGTACGCCGCGCTCGTGCAGCCCGTTCGGGCCGAGCCCGCGTTCCGCCGCCCGTTGCAGCAGGTCCCGAAGCTGTTCGGCGAAGGCCCGCGTACGCAGCGCGGGGCGTACGTCGTCGGGCCAGGCGACCTCGCCGTCCTCCAGCAGTTCCCGGATGACGAGGTCTTGTTCAGGCCCGGTGAGCAGCCGGGGTGCGGGCTCGCCTCGCGTCGCGGCCGCGGCCCGCAGCAGGCCGAAGGCGTAACCGTGGAAGGTCCGGACCATCGGTTCGCGGATGACGCGGCGCTCGGCGACGGCGCTGACCCGGGCTTCGATCCGCCGGCGCAGCGACATGGCGGCCCGCCGCCCGAACGTCAGAATCAGTACGCCTTCCGGATCGTCGCCGTCGGCGATGCGCGTGGCGACCGATTCGACGAGCACGGTGGTCTTCCCCGTCCCCGGACCGCCCAGGACGAGCAGCGGACCCTCCCGATGGGCGACCACGCGAGCCTGCGCCTCATCGAGCACGGGCGCGCCGGCGGTGGCGGCCGCGGGCCGCACCAGCCGAAACGTGCTCATGGCTCGCCGGGTCACGGCTATATGCAACCACGGCGGTGCGACGCGCCGACGGACCCCGGCCCGCCGTCGCCGCCGCGCCCGGCATTCGGGGTCCTCATGCAGATCACGGTCACGCATGCCTCAGCCAGCCAAGATCGCCTGCGTAACCCTGATCCGCAGCGAAAAGGCCGCCCCGACAAGGCGGGCGAAAGGGGCAAAGGAGGAATCGCGCAAAAGCCCGATCGGCCCAGGCATGGCGGAGACCGGGCCGATCGGACCTATGACATCCAATAGCACTCCGGAATCGGTTACAAGACCTTCAGGCCAACTGATTCCGTCGTCGCAGGAAGAATCCGTTGAACCCGCCCGTGTCGTCAGCGCGACTGCGGGTACGGCCAGGCGTTCGGGACGCACCCGTCCAGGCCGTAGTACTGCGGCATCATCGCTGGCGCCGGTCGGCCCCGGCCGGGACAGCCCGCGTGCCCGAACCCGAGAAAGTGGCCGACCTCATGGTTGACCACGAGGTGCTGATAGTCCCGGAGACGGCCGGCGTACGGGGGGATCGCAAGCAACCAGCGGCGCAGGTTGATCACCACATTGCCGCCGGCTCGGCAGGAGACCTCGCCGCTCGTCTGGATGCCGGCCGCGCCGCAGATCTTGTCGACCGTCGCGGGCGTCGCCAGCTTCACCACGAAATGGTGCGGCTCGCCCGGCCCGACCCGCCGGAAACCCCAGCGGCCGCGGGCGGTCCAGCTCCGCGGATCGGCTAACGTCGCCTCGACCGCGGTCGCGAAATCGGCGGCGGCCAGCCCCGCACCGGTCTCGACCGCGACCTGGTAGGCGTGCACGAGGCCACGGCCCACCACCGGACCGTCGCCCGGCGCGATCACGAACTTCCCGGTCCCGCTCTTCGGCCCACCCGAGGTCTGGCGGGCCGCCACGGTCACCACCGGCGCCGCGGCAGACCGGCTCTTCTCCACCACGGGTACGCCAGACGCACTTTCCGGATTCCGGGCGCGGCCGGCGGCGTACCCGAGGAATGCGAGAAGGACCAGCGCGAACAGGGCGAGAGCCAGCGCGCGGGACTTGTCAGTCACGCGGCTCGGGCTCGGCGGGGGTTTCGACCGGCACGGCCGGGATGCGACGCTGCGCGACGACGACGCGGATGCGCTGCCGCATGGCCGCGCGCCGCTTCAGCATTTCGGTCCGGCTCAGCACTCTCGTCCCCTCCACCGCCAGGCTGTACCCATTTAAAGCGGTCGGCAACCGCTTTTGGTTGCCCGACGCGCCGGATGCGGTTAGCTGACACTTAGCGGGATAAGTTCTTGAGATGAGCAACCGAGAACGCCACTCCGGAGCAGTGACCCTCCGCGGCTCGGTGACCCGGTCGAGCACCGCTGACCAGGCGTTGCTCGACTCGCGCGGCCGGCCCGACTGGAAGACCAAGGACGCGTGGCGGACGCTGCGCATCCTCAGCGAATTCGTCGAAGGCTTCGAGACGATGGCGGACCTGCCCCCGTCGGTCAGCGTCTTCGGATCCGCGCGCAGCGCAGAGAACAGCGCCGAATGCCGACTGGGCTACGAACTGGGCGGCGCACTCGCCCGCGCCGGTTATGCAGTCATCACCGGGGGCGGGCCCGGCGTGATGGAAGCGGCGAACAAAGGCGTCGCCGAAGCCGGCGGCCTGTCCGTCGGCCTCGGCATCGAGCTGCCGTTCGAGCAGGGCCTCAACGACTGGGTCGAACTGGGCATCGACTTCCGCTACTTCTTCGTGCGCAAGACCATGTTCGTGAAGTACGCCCAAGGCTTCGTCGTCCTCCCCGGCGGATACGGCACGATGGACGAACTGTTCGAGGCGCTCACCCTGGTCCAGACCCGGAAGGTGACACAGTTCCCGGTCGTGCTGATGGGGACGTCGTACTGGGGCGGTCTGATCGACTGGCTGCGTACGACGATGCTCGGCGAGGGGAAGATCAGCAAGGAGGACCTCGACCTCATGATGCTGACGGACGACGTCGACGAGGCCGTCAACCACATCGTGAACACCAGCGAAACCGCCCCCTAGCCCGACTCCCTCTCCCCCACGCCCCCCGTTGTTTTCCGCGTGATCATGAACTAACGGTCGTGATCGACCGGTGTGTCGTGTCCCTGCGACCCTGATCGTTCCCACGCCGCCCTGATCAACGGCGGGTGCCGTCGAGGCGGTCGGCGGCTGCGCTCAGCCGGTCGCCGAGGAATGCCTTGTGCTCCAGCACTTCGAGGTCGATCTCGGCTCGGCGTTTGCGCAGCACGGCGGCCCGTTCGTCCATCTCGTGGGCCAGATCGTGCTCGAAGGTGGCTTCGGCGTACCGGAGTCGCTGGTCGACGAGGCGGTCGTAGGTCGTGGTGCCGCCGACGTACTTCACGAGGATCGGCATGCAGTCCACCAAGATGAAGAACAGGCGTACCGCCCAGATCCCCAAGGCCAGCGTGATGTTCAGCCCCGCCAGCTCGTGCAGCGCACCCAGCCGTTCCAGCAGACCGATCGGACCCTGGTGGCTGCGGGCCTGCTCCACTCGCGCCGCGATCTGCCGACCGCGCTCCTGCTCGAACGCCGCCTGATTCTGCTGGGCCGCACCTTCTAATGTGGAGATCTGCTGGCCGAGTACGCCGAGCCGGGCGGTGTTCGCCGCGATGCGGTGCGTCTTGGCGTACTCGTCGGCTTCGCCGCGCAGCCGGTGGCAGTTCGGCCCCTCGCCGACCCGGCCGGTGAGCCCGGCGCCCCTCGTCCCGTTGCACTCCCGGCGGGCCAGCTCGTTCAGCTCGGCGTACCGCTTGGCGTCGGCGGTCACCTGCGCCTTGAGCTCGGCCGCGTCCGCGCGTACGGCCGCGAGCTGCTGGGTCGTGGCGACCGGGGTCTGGCCGAACGAGAGCACGTCGGTCGAAGTGCATCCGGCGGGCGGCGGAGCGTCCGGCGCGGTGGGCGCCGGGTTGCACTTCTTGAGCCGCCCGGCGAGGTCGGCGAGTTGTGCGGCTCGCTCGTCCCGGATGTGCTGTTCGACGGCCGTCTGGAAGACCCGCAGCACCAGCGGCTCGGCGATGATGATGCCGAACAGGACCGCCATGCCGATCCGCATGAACAGCACCGGCAGACGTTTGCGGCCCTCGCCGCCGATCCGGCTGGAGACCAGCCAGCGGTCGACGCTGAGGATGAAGAAGAACCACACCAGGACCGGGATGACGGCCCAGCCGCTGGTGACCCCGACCGCCTGGGTGATCGCGAACCACATCGAGAACGCGGCGATCGTCGCCGTCCCCAGCACGACGCCGCCGAGCGAGGTGTACCAGGCTCGCTCCTGCGGGGCGTACGCCAGCAGCTTCTCGTCCACTCCGGCCAGTGCACGCAGGCGCCGGCCCAGGTTGAGCGGCGGCGGCACCGGTACGCGACGCTTCGGCCGCTCCCGGGTCTCCGCGCGTTCCGGCTTCGCCTGCTGCCCTTGGGTCTCTGAGGCCGCCGACTTCTGGGTCTCTGAGGCTTCCGGCTTCTGGGTCTCTGAGGCTTCCGGCTTCTGGGTCTCTGAGGCTTCCGGCTTCTGGGTCTCTGAGGCCGCCGACTTCTGGGTCTCTGAGGCTTCCGGCTTCGCCGGGACCTCCACAGTTTCCGGTTCCTCGCCGCGTTCCGCGTTCTCCCCCATCGTTCCCCCTCGTCCGGCGGCCGCAGCGGGCCGCACCGGAGAAGACGCTCAACGACGGTCGATTGGTTGGCGCGACCGTTGTCGATCATCGACCTGCGGGAGTGATCAGGGCCGGGGGGACACGACACACCGGTCGATCACGACCGTTAGTTCATGATCACGCGGAAAACACGGGGCTGGGGGTTAGCGGGAGAGCCAGGTGCGGAGGGTGGTGGCGGATTCGACGATCTTCACGATCTCGACGTGTTCGTCCACCTTGTGGGCGAGGTTCGGGTCGCCCGGCCCGAAGTTCAGCGCCGGTACGCCCAGCGCGGAGAACCGGGCCACGTCGGTCCAGCCGAGTTTGGCGGCGGGTGTGGTGCCGGTCGCGGCGATGAACGCGGCCGCGGGCGGCAGGGTGAGGCCGGGCAGGGCGCCGGGGGCGGAGTCGGTCAGCTTCACGTCGAAGCCGTGGAAGACGTCGACCAGGTGTTCCAGGGCCTCGTTGACTGACCGCGACGGGGCGAACCGGTAGTTGACCTCGATCTCACAGCGGTCGGGGACGACGTTGCCGGCCACGCCGCCGGTGATGGCGACCGCGTTGAGGCCCTCCCGATAGAGGCACCCGTCGATTTCGACTTCCCGCGCCCGGTACGCGGACAGCCGCGCGAGGATCTCCCCGGCGGCGTGGATGGCGTTGACGCCGAGCCACGACCGGGCCGAGTGCGCGCGCTTGCCTTCGGAGCTGACGATCACACGCATGGTGCCCTGGCAGCCTGCCTCGACGACGCCGTAGGTGGGTTCCAGCAGGATCGCGAAGTCGGCGGCCAGCAGCTCCGGGCGTTGCTGCGAGAGGATGAACAGGCCGTTCCGGACGGCTTCGACCTCTTCGGCCTCGTAGAAGAGGTAGGTGACGTCGAACTTCGGCTCGGTGACGGTGATCGCCAGATGCAGGGCGATGGCTGTGCCGCTCTTCATGTCCGAGGTCCCGCAGCCCCACATCAGCTCGACGCCCTCGGCGGTCATGGACGGGTGCGACGGGAAGTTGCCCGCGATCGGCACGGTGTCGAGGTGTCCGGCCAGCACCACCCGCGACGACCGGCCCAGCTGCGTACGCGCGACGACGGTGTGGCCGACCCGCTCCACGGTCAGGTGGGCGCACGTACGGAGGGCTGCCTCGACCGCGTCGGCGATCTCCTTCTCGTTCCCCGAGACGGACTCGATGTCGACCAGCGCGCGGGTCAACGCCACGGGGTCGGCGAGCACCTCTGAAGTAAGAACGTCAGCCATGACCGGTAGCCTAGGTGACCGTGAGCAGACTCGATGACGCAGCTTGGGGTCATGGCCTGGCCACCGTCACCGCCGACGGGCAGGTTCTCGACGTGTGGTACCCGGCCGGGCAGTTGGGCCTCGGCGCGCCCGGCCCGAAGCCGGCCTACGCCACCGACGTCCAGAAGCCGCTGGATCTGAAGGTCGTGCAGGTGGAGACGGTCGTCGGCAGCCTGGCCGAGTCGCCGGCCGACACCGCCGACGCGTACTTGCGGCTGCACCTGCTCTCGCATCGGATCGTCAAGCCGCACCAGGCCAACCTCGACGGGATCTTCGGCGCGCTGGCCAACATCGCCTGGACGAGCCTCGGCCCGTGCCCGGTGGACCGGGTCGACGAGCTGCGCTTCGAGGTCCGGGCGGCCGGCGGGCACCTGGCGGTCTACGGGGTCGACAAGTTCCCCCGGATGACCGACTACGTGGTGCCGAGCGGGGTCCGCATCGCCGACG
This genomic interval carries:
- a CDS encoding DUF3152 domain-containing protein; the encoded protein is MTDKSRALALALFALVLLAFLGYAAGRARNPESASGVPVVEKSRSAAAPVVTVAARQTSGGPKSGTGKFVIAPGDGPVVGRGLVHAYQVAVETGAGLAAADFATAVEATLADPRSWTARGRWGFRRVGPGEPHHFVVKLATPATVDKICGAAGIQTSGEVSCRAGGNVVINLRRWLLAIPPYAGRLRDYQHLVVNHEVGHFLGFGHAGCPGRGRPAPAMMPQYYGLDGCVPNAWPYPQSR
- a CDS encoding TIGR00730 family Rossman fold protein, with the protein product MSNRERHSGAVTLRGSVTRSSTADQALLDSRGRPDWKTKDAWRTLRILSEFVEGFETMADLPPSVSVFGSARSAENSAECRLGYELGGALARAGYAVITGGGPGVMEAANKGVAEAGGLSVGLGIELPFEQGLNDWVELGIDFRYFFVRKTMFVKYAQGFVVLPGGYGTMDELFEALTLVQTRKVTQFPVVLMGTSYWGGLIDWLRTTMLGEGKISKEDLDLMMLTDDVDEAVNHIVNTSETAP
- a CDS encoding DUF4407 domain-containing protein, giving the protein MGENAERGEEPETVEVPAKPEASETQKSAASETQKPEASETQKPEASETQKPEASETQKSAASETQGQQAKPERAETRERPKRRVPVPPPLNLGRRLRALAGVDEKLLAYAPQERAWYTSLGGVVLGTATIAAFSMWFAITQAVGVTSGWAVIPVLVWFFFILSVDRWLVSSRIGGEGRKRLPVLFMRIGMAVLFGIIIAEPLVLRVFQTAVEQHIRDERAAQLADLAGRLKKCNPAPTAPDAPPPAGCTSTDVLSFGQTPVATTQQLAAVRADAAELKAQVTADAKRYAELNELARRECNGTRGAGLTGRVGEGPNCHRLRGEADEYAKTHRIAANTARLGVLGQQISTLEGAAQQNQAAFEQERGRQIAARVEQARSHQGPIGLLERLGALHELAGLNITLALGIWAVRLFFILVDCMPILVKYVGGTTTYDRLVDQRLRYAEATFEHDLAHEMDERAAVLRKRRAEIDLEVLEHKAFLGDRLSAAADRLDGTRR
- the dapE gene encoding succinyl-diaminopimelate desuccinylase, coding for MADVLTSEVLADPVALTRALVDIESVSGNEKEIADAVEAALRTCAHLTVERVGHTVVARTQLGRSSRVVLAGHLDTVPIAGNFPSHPSMTAEGVELMWGCGTSDMKSGTAIALHLAITVTEPKFDVTYLFYEAEEVEAVRNGLFILSQQRPELLAADFAILLEPTYGVVEAGCQGTMRVIVSSEGKRAHSARSWLGVNAIHAAGEILARLSAYRAREVEIDGCLYREGLNAVAITGGVAGNVVPDRCEIEVNYRFAPSRSVNEALEHLVDVFHGFDVKLTDSAPGALPGLTLPPAAAFIAATGTTPAAKLGWTDVARFSALGVPALNFGPGDPNLAHKVDEHVEIVKIVESATTLRTWLSR
- the dapD gene encoding 2,3,4,5-tetrahydropyridine-2,6-dicarboxylate N-succinyltransferase → MSRLDDAAWGHGLATVTADGQVLDVWYPAGQLGLGAPGPKPAYATDVQKPLDLKVVQVETVVGSLAESPADTADAYLRLHLLSHRIVKPHQANLDGIFGALANIAWTSLGPCPVDRVDELRFEVRAAGGHLAVYGVDKFPRMTDYVVPSGVRIADADRVRLGAHLAEGTTVMHEGFVNFNAGTLGTSMVEGRIVAGVVVGDGSDIGAGSSIMGTLSGGGKEIISIGKRCLLGANGGIGISLGDDCVVEAGCYITAGSKITLPDGRVVKARDLSGSSGIRYWRNSVTGALEATPREGHGITLNSALHSN